A genome region from Microcella alkaliphila includes the following:
- a CDS encoding amidohydrolase family protein produces the protein MKIDSHHHVWDLSVREQDWMVGDALAPISRTFQMDEFEPHLEAHGIDHTILVQTVAVVDETPEFLDLAQSHPKVAGVVGWLDMESDDISAQLAAYREHPAGEFLVGIRDLAQYQSDPRWLMREPVVKNLQRLGAAGITYDILTLAHQLPAAVEAVRHAPETRFVVDHISKPRIADGEIDDWAASIRAIAEFENVTIKVSGMVTEANWHDWTTDTFRPYVDVVLDAFGPSRMMFGSDWPVCLLAGSYTDVTELAEALVSQLSADEQAEFFAGTAMRSYVMPQLTTSP, from the coding sequence ATGAAGATTGACTCACACCACCACGTATGGGATCTGTCTGTTCGCGAACAAGACTGGATGGTCGGCGACGCTCTAGCGCCGATCTCGCGCACGTTCCAGATGGACGAGTTCGAACCTCACTTAGAGGCACACGGCATCGACCACACCATTCTGGTTCAGACTGTCGCCGTCGTCGACGAGACTCCGGAGTTTCTTGACCTCGCCCAGTCGCACCCCAAGGTCGCGGGGGTGGTGGGCTGGCTCGATATGGAGTCAGACGATATTTCGGCCCAGCTGGCCGCGTACCGCGAGCATCCTGCTGGCGAATTTTTGGTGGGAATTCGAGATCTCGCTCAATACCAATCCGACCCGCGCTGGCTCATGCGAGAGCCGGTGGTCAAGAATCTGCAGCGGCTGGGCGCAGCAGGAATCACATACGACATCTTGACGCTGGCCCACCAGCTGCCGGCGGCGGTGGAGGCGGTTCGTCACGCTCCGGAGACGCGTTTCGTTGTCGATCACATCTCGAAGCCGCGCATCGCCGACGGCGAGATTGATGACTGGGCGGCAAGCATTCGCGCCATCGCGGAATTCGAGAACGTGACGATCAAGGTGTCGGGAATGGTGACGGAGGCGAACTGGCACGACTGGACCACCGACACGTTCCGACCCTACGTCGACGTCGTGCTCGACGCCTTTGGGCCATCACGCATGATGTTCGGGTCGGACTGGCCGGTGTGTCTGCTCGCGGGGTCGTACACCGACGTCACCGAGCTGGCCGAGGCCCTCGTCTCACAGCTGTCGGCCGATGAGCAGGCAGAATTCTTCGCCGGAACCGCGATGCGCAGTTACGTAATGCCGCAGCTCACGACGTCACCGTAG
- a CDS encoding NAD(P)-dependent oxidoreductase, translating to MTHVAWTQWDDLEVPAGVELLNPSSAPLDSADLGSVTFYVPPYMTGLAGLEPVTRMPKLAHLQLPNAGSDDAVPFAREGLTIHNARGVHDISTAELALALTLASNRGFDDFHRAQAQGAWRPKRYQSLWRARVGIIGFGSIGRTIARLMEPFEAEIVPFTARGRDGTRTLAELPELLPTLDVVILILPAKPSTIGLVDATFLSAMKDGALLVNVARGPIVVTQDLIDELATGRIRAAVDVTDPEPLPDGHRLWAAPNLIISPHVGGNSSAFEPRMRRLIYDQLKKLVDGEPLDHAVIVGREILD from the coding sequence GTGACTCACGTGGCATGGACTCAATGGGACGACCTCGAGGTGCCGGCGGGCGTTGAACTGCTGAATCCGAGCTCGGCTCCGCTCGATAGCGCCGACCTGGGGTCGGTCACGTTCTACGTGCCCCCGTACATGACGGGCCTGGCCGGGCTGGAACCGGTGACCAGAATGCCGAAGCTTGCGCACCTGCAGTTGCCCAACGCCGGCTCTGACGACGCGGTTCCGTTCGCGCGTGAGGGGCTGACGATTCACAACGCCCGCGGCGTTCACGACATCTCGACCGCAGAGCTCGCTCTCGCGCTGACCCTCGCGAGCAATCGGGGCTTCGATGACTTTCACCGCGCACAGGCGCAGGGTGCCTGGCGGCCGAAGCGGTACCAGTCGCTGTGGCGGGCCCGCGTCGGAATCATCGGCTTCGGCTCGATCGGTCGCACCATCGCGCGGCTGATGGAGCCGTTCGAGGCCGAGATCGTGCCGTTCACCGCTCGAGGTCGCGACGGCACGCGCACGCTCGCCGAACTTCCCGAGCTGCTGCCCACCCTCGATGTGGTGATTCTGATTCTTCCGGCCAAGCCGTCGACGATTGGCTTGGTCGACGCGACCTTCCTGTCGGCGATGAAAGACGGCGCGCTGTTGGTGAACGTGGCGCGCGGGCCCATCGTCGTGACGCAGGATCTGATCGACGAACTCGCCACGGGTCGAATCCGCGCTGCCGTTGACGTCACTGATCCGGAACCGCTGCCCGACGGCCACCGGCTGTGGGCGGCCCCGAACCTCATCATCTCTCCGCACGTCGGCGGCAACAGCTCTGCATTCGAGCCGCGCATGCGCCGGCTGATCTACGACCAACTGAAAAAGCTCGTCGACGGCGAACCGCTCGACCACGCGGTCATCGTTGGCCGCGAGATTCTCGACTAA
- a CDS encoding aldehyde ferredoxin oxidoreductase C-terminal domain-containing protein: MISVPWPVRRGPVHLAIAHALVVADRRDWLIIAKGPLSGRRLVGSAVATVTAVSRSGPGIAEAQLEGPLAHGLARLGLDAIVVVGAAQARTGLIIDGFGDTVRCHRERLDHKDHKDPDDPDDSDDLDAPDTVWHTDAHVRESADDVVITTGAFGIGGDTAASIVINCGFPTTQGGLGAVLGDLRLDYLVLRGDGTVPAATPVDVDVTQNYAARIADNPLTLSEKTYPGFATWPGPGLEGYAASADFSGRAGAGVRDFDPQSLMAFAVDDGSSACAECPQWCLKSFSADPAAPVDGGRAHQLGISAAVLLLDVSDPATLVAVNSLCHELGIEHLRAAEALRGQPLHPDTLRQTLMDAIRAGGDATRPVFRVKGMPIPPFDPRGNQGLAVGYALNPTGPRYDVLEHDIDFEAGQPWLDQDRLDIDFGMPSTGLLMGTLPAERRAGLGQLWLAWSAVDALGLCEFAAPPTRELTVDAICSVVAAVEGAPFGRDDLFQLGRLRLGFLRQLNASLGLGSDEDALPEHFFTQPVREGRLEGAVIDAGEFEDACRQVRAVLGWNDDGGVDDDRLTRAITRASELVWTELEGGSW, from the coding sequence GTGATTTCGGTTCCGTGGCCCGTGCGGCGCGGCCCCGTGCACCTCGCGATCGCGCACGCCCTGGTCGTGGCCGACCGGCGAGACTGGTTGATCATCGCCAAGGGCCCGCTCTCGGGTCGGCGGCTGGTGGGTTCTGCGGTGGCGACGGTCACGGCGGTATCGCGTAGCGGCCCCGGCATCGCTGAGGCTCAGCTCGAGGGCCCTCTCGCACACGGCCTCGCCCGTCTCGGCCTCGACGCGATCGTGGTGGTGGGAGCCGCGCAGGCGCGAACCGGGCTGATCATCGACGGCTTCGGCGACACTGTTCGGTGCCACCGCGAGAGACTCGACCACAAAGACCACAAAGACCCCGACGACCCCGACGACTCAGACGACCTAGACGCCCCCGACACCGTGTGGCACACAGACGCACACGTGCGCGAGTCAGCCGACGACGTGGTGATCACGACCGGCGCGTTCGGTATAGGCGGTGACACGGCCGCTTCGATTGTCATCAACTGCGGGTTCCCCACCACGCAGGGGGGCCTCGGCGCCGTGCTGGGTGACCTTCGCCTTGACTACCTCGTTCTGCGTGGCGATGGCACGGTGCCTGCGGCGACGCCCGTCGATGTCGACGTCACGCAGAACTATGCCGCGCGCATCGCCGACAACCCATTGACCTTGAGTGAGAAGACCTACCCCGGCTTCGCCACCTGGCCGGGCCCCGGCTTGGAAGGCTACGCGGCCTCTGCCGACTTCTCGGGTCGTGCCGGCGCCGGCGTTCGTGACTTCGACCCCCAGTCGCTCATGGCTTTCGCTGTCGACGACGGCTCGTCGGCCTGTGCCGAGTGCCCGCAGTGGTGCCTGAAGTCGTTCTCGGCTGACCCGGCCGCGCCCGTTGACGGGGGCAGGGCCCACCAACTCGGCATCAGCGCTGCCGTGTTGCTGCTCGACGTGTCCGACCCGGCGACGCTGGTCGCCGTCAATAGCCTGTGCCACGAACTGGGCATCGAGCACCTCCGTGCGGCCGAGGCGCTGCGCGGTCAGCCCCTGCACCCCGACACGCTGCGGCAGACCCTGATGGATGCGATTCGTGCGGGAGGCGACGCGACGCGCCCGGTCTTTCGCGTCAAGGGCATGCCGATCCCTCCCTTCGATCCTCGAGGCAATCAGGGGCTCGCTGTCGGGTACGCCCTGAACCCGACCGGCCCCCGCTACGACGTTCTCGAGCACGACATCGATTTCGAGGCGGGGCAGCCGTGGCTCGATCAAGACCGGCTCGACATCGACTTCGGAATGCCGTCGACGGGCCTGCTGATGGGCACACTGCCGGCCGAGCGGCGTGCCGGGCTCGGTCAGTTGTGGCTCGCCTGGAGCGCCGTCGACGCGCTCGGCCTGTGTGAATTTGCCGCGCCTCCGACGCGAGAGCTCACCGTTGACGCCATCTGTTCCGTTGTGGCCGCGGTCGAGGGCGCACCGTTTGGCCGCGACGATCTCTTTCAGCTGGGCCGCCTGCGACTCGGCTTTCTGCGGCAACTGAACGCGTCGTTGGGGCTCGGCTCTGACGAGGATGCGCTTCCCGAGCACTTCTTTACGCAGCCGGTTCGCGAGGGGCGGCTTGAGGGAGCCGTCATCGATGCAGGGGAGTTTGAGGACGCCTGCCGGCAGGTGCGCGCGGTTCTCGGCTGGAACGACGACGGCGGTGTCGACGACGACCGCCTTACTCGCGCGATCACTCGGGCGAGTGAATTGGTGTGGACTGAGCTAGAAGGAGGCTCGTGGTGA
- a CDS encoding IS256 family transposase, translating to MALNQSALLELLGELKLTDVTDRIRVATETLYQELIDAEAAAFIGAAPYERSEGRVAVRNGTRPRTLSTTAGDLDLRIPKLRAGSFFPSLLERRRRVDQALFAVVMEAYVHGVSTRKVDDLVKALGADTGISKSEVSRICANLDEDVAAFRDRPLADTTYPYVFLDATYCKARVGRRVVSQAVVVAIGVAADGRREVLGFEVGDTESQPFWTTFLRSLKARGLDGVKLVISDAHTGLIAAIETVFQGSGWQRCRVHFMRNVLSQVPKTAGPMVASIIRTIFAQPDTEHVFAQFHEVTRMLTRSHPKIADMLEEAKNDILAFCGFPQQHWRQIWSTNPLERVNKEIKRRTDVVGTFPNPAALLRLAGHVLIEQHDEWDGADRRYFSEHSMKLLNVEKEEVAIPELAAA from the coding sequence ATGGCTCTTAACCAGTCTGCCCTCCTCGAGCTCCTCGGGGAACTGAAACTCACCGATGTCACCGACCGGATCCGGGTCGCGACCGAGACGCTCTACCAGGAGCTGATCGACGCCGAGGCTGCCGCGTTCATCGGCGCTGCCCCCTACGAACGTTCGGAGGGTCGGGTCGCGGTCCGCAACGGGACCCGACCCCGCACCCTTTCGACCACGGCCGGGGATCTCGATCTGCGGATCCCGAAGCTGCGCGCGGGGTCGTTCTTCCCGTCGCTGCTGGAACGCCGCCGCCGGGTCGACCAAGCCCTGTTTGCGGTCGTGATGGAGGCGTACGTCCACGGTGTCTCGACTCGCAAGGTCGACGACCTCGTCAAAGCGCTCGGCGCCGACACCGGGATCTCCAAGTCCGAGGTGTCGCGGATCTGCGCCAACCTGGACGAGGATGTCGCCGCGTTCCGAGACCGCCCGCTCGCCGACACCACGTACCCGTACGTGTTCCTCGACGCGACCTACTGCAAAGCGAGGGTCGGCCGGCGTGTCGTCTCTCAAGCCGTCGTCGTCGCCATCGGCGTCGCCGCGGACGGGCGCAGGGAAGTGCTGGGCTTCGAGGTCGGCGACACCGAGTCGCAGCCGTTCTGGACGACGTTTCTCCGCTCCCTCAAGGCCCGCGGCCTCGACGGGGTCAAGCTGGTCATCAGCGACGCCCATACCGGACTGATCGCTGCGATTGAGACGGTGTTCCAAGGCTCCGGCTGGCAGAGATGCAGGGTGCATTTCATGCGGAACGTGCTCTCCCAGGTCCCGAAGACCGCCGGCCCGATGGTCGCGTCGATCATCCGCACCATCTTCGCCCAACCCGACACAGAGCACGTCTTCGCGCAGTTCCACGAAGTCACCCGGATGCTCACCCGCTCGCACCCGAAGATCGCGGACATGCTCGAAGAGGCGAAGAACGACATCCTCGCGTTCTGCGGATTCCCGCAGCAGCACTGGCGGCAGATCTGGTCCACGAACCCGCTCGAGCGGGTGAACAAGGAGATCAAGCGCCGCACCGATGTCGTCGGCACGTTCCCGAACCCGGCGGCGCTGCTGCGCCTCGCCGGACACGTCCTCATCGAGCAACACGACGAATGGGACGGGGCCGACCGCCGTTACTTCAGCGAGCACTCCATGAAGCTCCTCAACGTCGAAAAAGAGGAGGTCGCGATCCCCGAACTCGCTGCGGCATAA